A part of Pristiophorus japonicus isolate sPriJap1 chromosome 15, sPriJap1.hap1, whole genome shotgun sequence genomic DNA contains:
- the LOC139281122 gene encoding bifunctional apoptosis regulator-like, translating into MEGDVGFRNRQKHKEQWEELEDSTLPEPSCQLSANEFSCHCCYEILVNPTTLNCGHSFCRHCLALWWDASRKTECPECREKWEGFPKVNIVLRDAVEKLFPDDVTRRQEETRNNIKISNSILAFQKYGNEQSRAFNHSGEWRRGGGFFSGVLTSLTCVAVVFLVYLWSRETEQDLLVHKPVTKWTAKEVTLWLEQLGQWAAVYKERFLEEEVNGRLLLTLGEDEFSKPPFNIERELHRKAILMELDNVKALGVKPPQNLWEYKAMHVGKSLFLLYALKSSPRLTMLYLYLFDYSETFLPLIHTISPEKTEMTEDADIFRKYWSDDISLKQWAEFFVKYSLIPYQLIAEFAWDWLDMHYWTSRFIIVNAMLLSVLEGFAFWRLWSRGGLRTIPQKMWSHFWKVSSQGILVAILWPIIPQFVCDCLFYWALYFNPIINIDLVVKEVRRLETEVP; encoded by the exons ATGGAGGGCGATGTGGGATTCCGCAATAGGCAAAAGCACAAGGAACAGTGGGAGGAGCTGGAGGACAGCACATTACCAGAACCATCCTGTCAGCTCTCTGCCAATGAATTTTCCTGCCATTGCTGCTATGAAATTTTAGTAAACCCAACTACTTTGAACTGTGGACACAGTTTTTGCCGGCATTGCTTGGCACTGTGGTGGGATGCTTCAAGGAAAACAGAATGCCCAGAATGCAGAGAGAAATGGGAGGGATTTCCTAAAGTCAATATTGTCTTAAG GGATGCTGTTGAGAAGCTGTTTCCTGATGATGTCACACGACGACAGGAGGAGACACGGAACAACATAAAAATCTCAAACAGCATTTTGGCTTTCCAGAAGTATGGCAATGAACAATCAAGAGCTTTCAATCACTCGGGGGAATGGCGACGAGGAGGTGGCTTTTTCTCAGGAGTACTAACGTCTTTAACCTGTGTGGCA GTGGTGTTTCTAGTTTATCTCTGGAGCAGAGAGACTGAACAAGATCTTCTTGTACACAAACCTGTGACTAAATGGACTGCAAAAGAAGTTACACTCTGGTTAGAGCAGTTGGGACAATGGGCTGCTGTTTACAAAGAGAGGTTTTTGGAGGAGGAAGTTAATGGAAG GTTACTATTGACTCTAGGTGAAGATGAGTTTTCAAAGCCCCCTTTCAATATTGAGAGAGAGCTTCATAGGAAAGCCATTCTAATGGAATTGGACAATGTAAAAGCACTTggagtcaaaccccctcagaatctctgGGAATACAAG GCAATGCATGTAGGCAAGTCACTGTTTCTGCTGTATGCACTGAAGAGCTCCCCACGGCTGACCATGCTGTATCTCTACCTGTTTGATTACTCAGAAACATTTCTGCCACTTATCCACACCATTTCTCCTGAGAAAACAGAGATGACTGAGGATGCAGATATTTTTCGCAAGTACTGG TCTGATGATATCAGCTTGAAGCAGTGGGCTGAGTTTTTTGTGAAATACTCCTTGATACCATATCAATTAATTGCTGAATTTGCTTGGGATTGGCTGGACATGCACTACTGGACATCACGTTTTATAATCGTCAATGCAATGCTTCTATCGGTCCTGGAAGGCTTTGCATTCTGGAGACTCTGGTCAAGAGGAGGACTCAG GACTATTCCTCAGAAAATGTGGAGTCATTTCTGGAAGGTATCGAGCCAAGGAATCCTTGTTGCTATTTTGTGGCCAATAATTCCTCAATTTGTTTGTGACTGTTTATTTTACTGGGCTTTGTACTTCAATCCAATCATAAACATTGACCTGGTAGTCAAGGAAGTAAGGCGTTTAGAAACTGAAGTACCATGA